One Prunus dulcis chromosome 7, ALMONDv2, whole genome shotgun sequence DNA segment encodes these proteins:
- the LOC117635173 gene encoding DNA-(apurinic or apyrimidinic site) lyase, chloroplastic isoform X1, protein MVLPLSCSKGRSCDWLSFFRCCSSFAVAPRNLRTGALASLTRLRATQGVPRRPVSAKTTKPMFEENKKDKTFKESMGTNPSPHKPIVKDDGAESDVVEIESFKNDPARIEAMTVQQLRTTLRNAGVSAKGRKFELVAALKCFLEKKKDGEGSLVIEEQVASTCVENASEKTEAEISSDGDQVQNVPVSEVGELQRYKRRLNHSSVKSETVIGCSKVATKKEKLSIESEDLSVHKLSRTRKKTSSETINFDVKTDDKVAEPWTVLAHKKPQKDWIPYNPRIMKLPPLAKDTKFLKLMSWNVNGLRALLKLEGFSALQLAQREDFDVLCLQETKLQEKDVEDVKRSLIDGYENSFWTCSVSKLGYSGTAMISRIKPLSVRYGIGISDHDSEGRIITAEFDSFYLITGYVPNSGDGLRRLSYRINEWDPSLSNYMKELEKSKPVILTGDLNCAHQEIDIYNPAGNKRSAGFTDEERQSFGSNFLSRGFVDTFRRQHPGVVGYTYWGYRHGGRKFNRGWRLDYFLVSESMADKVHDSYILPDITGSDHCPIGLVLKL, encoded by the exons ATGGTGCTCCCTTTGTCATGTTCCAAAGGAAGATCATGCGATTGGCTTTCCTTTTTCCGGTGTTGTTctag CTTTGCAGTAGCTCCAAGGAATTTGAGAACTGGAGCATTGGCTTCTCTTACTAGATTACGAGCAACTCAAGGAGTGCCTAGAAGACCTGTTTCCGCTAAAACAACAAAGCCCATGTttgaggaaaataaaaaggataaGACATTCAAAGAATCAATGGGTACAAACCCAAGCCCTCATAAACCTATTGTCAAG GATGATGGTGCTGAAAGCGATGTGGTTGAGATTGAGAGTTTTAAGAATGACCCTGCGAGAATCGAGGCAATGACAGTTCAACAACTCAGAACAACACTGAG AAATGCTGGGGTTTCTGCCAAAGGCCGTAAATTTGAACTTGTGGCTGCCTTGAAGTGCTttttggaaaagaagaaagatg gtGAAGGTTCCCTGGTAATAGAAGAACAAGTAGCCTCCACTTGTGTTGAAAATGCATCAGAGAAAACTGAGGCTGAAATATCATCTGATGGAGACCAAGTTCAGAATGTCCCTGTTTCGGAGGTTGGTGAACTTCAACGTTACAAGAGAAGGTTAAACCATTCGTCAGTTAAGAGTGAAACTGTGATAGGCTGTAGCAAGGTTGCAACGAAAAAGGAGAAGTTGTCAATTGAATCAGAAGACCTTTCAG TTCACAAGCTCTCGAggacaagaaagaaaacatcttCAGAAACTATTAATTTTGATGTCAAAACTGATGATAAAGTAGCTGAGCCATGGACAGTTCTTGCACATAAGAAACCTCAGAAAGATTGGATTCCTTATAATCCTAGAATCATGAAACTTCCACCGCTTGCTAAGGATACTAAATTTTTGAAGCTTATGTCTTGGAATGTCAATGGTTTAAGGGCATTATTGAAGTTAGAGGGATTCTCTGCTTTGCAGCTAGCCCAAAGGGAAGATTTTGATGTACTGTGTTTGCAGGAGACCAAACTGCAG GAGAAGGATGTTGAAGATGTGAAAAGGTCTCTGATAGATGGGTATGAGAATAGCTTCTGGACATGTAGTGTTTCCAAGCTCGGTTATTCAGGAACTGCAATGATTTCAAGG ATAAAGCCACTTTCAGTCAGATATGGCATTGGCATATCAGATCATGATAGTGAGGGGCGGATTATAACAGCAGAGTTTGATTCATTTTATCTGATAACTGGATATGTTCCTAATTCTGGAGATGGTTTGAGAAGACTG tcatACAGGATTAATGAATGGGATCCATCTCTCAGCAATTACATGAAA GAGCTGGAAAAGTCAAAACCTGTCATTTTAACAGGTGATCTGAATTGTGCTCATCAAGAGATAGATATTTATAACCCAGCT GGAAACAAAAGAAGTGCTGGGTTTACAGATGAAGAAAGGCAATCCTTTGGTTCAAACTTTTTATCCAGGGGATTTGTGGATACCTTTAGAAGGCAACACCCTGGTGTTGTTGGCTATACTTACTGGGGTTATCGACATGGTGGACGCAAATTTAATAGAG GCTGGCGGCTTGACTACTTCCTTGTCTCAGAATCCATGGCTGACAAGGTTCATGACTCGTACATTCTGCCGGATATAACTGGCAGCGATCATTGTCCTATAGGCCTTGTACTTAAGCTGTAG
- the LOC117635173 gene encoding DNA-(apurinic or apyrimidinic site) lyase, chloroplastic isoform X2 translates to MVLPLSCSKGRSCDWLSFFRFAVAPRNLRTGALASLTRLRATQGVPRRPVSAKTTKPMFEENKKDKTFKESMGTNPSPHKPIVKDDGAESDVVEIESFKNDPARIEAMTVQQLRTTLRNAGVSAKGRKFELVAALKCFLEKKKDGEGSLVIEEQVASTCVENASEKTEAEISSDGDQVQNVPVSEVGELQRYKRRLNHSSVKSETVIGCSKVATKKEKLSIESEDLSVHKLSRTRKKTSSETINFDVKTDDKVAEPWTVLAHKKPQKDWIPYNPRIMKLPPLAKDTKFLKLMSWNVNGLRALLKLEGFSALQLAQREDFDVLCLQETKLQEKDVEDVKRSLIDGYENSFWTCSVSKLGYSGTAMISRIKPLSVRYGIGISDHDSEGRIITAEFDSFYLITGYVPNSGDGLRRLSYRINEWDPSLSNYMKELEKSKPVILTGDLNCAHQEIDIYNPAGNKRSAGFTDEERQSFGSNFLSRGFVDTFRRQHPGVVGYTYWGYRHGGRKFNRGWRLDYFLVSESMADKVHDSYILPDITGSDHCPIGLVLKL, encoded by the exons ATGGTGCTCCCTTTGTCATGTTCCAAAGGAAGATCATGCGATTGGCTTTCCTTTTTCCG CTTTGCAGTAGCTCCAAGGAATTTGAGAACTGGAGCATTGGCTTCTCTTACTAGATTACGAGCAACTCAAGGAGTGCCTAGAAGACCTGTTTCCGCTAAAACAACAAAGCCCATGTttgaggaaaataaaaaggataaGACATTCAAAGAATCAATGGGTACAAACCCAAGCCCTCATAAACCTATTGTCAAG GATGATGGTGCTGAAAGCGATGTGGTTGAGATTGAGAGTTTTAAGAATGACCCTGCGAGAATCGAGGCAATGACAGTTCAACAACTCAGAACAACACTGAG AAATGCTGGGGTTTCTGCCAAAGGCCGTAAATTTGAACTTGTGGCTGCCTTGAAGTGCTttttggaaaagaagaaagatg gtGAAGGTTCCCTGGTAATAGAAGAACAAGTAGCCTCCACTTGTGTTGAAAATGCATCAGAGAAAACTGAGGCTGAAATATCATCTGATGGAGACCAAGTTCAGAATGTCCCTGTTTCGGAGGTTGGTGAACTTCAACGTTACAAGAGAAGGTTAAACCATTCGTCAGTTAAGAGTGAAACTGTGATAGGCTGTAGCAAGGTTGCAACGAAAAAGGAGAAGTTGTCAATTGAATCAGAAGACCTTTCAG TTCACAAGCTCTCGAggacaagaaagaaaacatcttCAGAAACTATTAATTTTGATGTCAAAACTGATGATAAAGTAGCTGAGCCATGGACAGTTCTTGCACATAAGAAACCTCAGAAAGATTGGATTCCTTATAATCCTAGAATCATGAAACTTCCACCGCTTGCTAAGGATACTAAATTTTTGAAGCTTATGTCTTGGAATGTCAATGGTTTAAGGGCATTATTGAAGTTAGAGGGATTCTCTGCTTTGCAGCTAGCCCAAAGGGAAGATTTTGATGTACTGTGTTTGCAGGAGACCAAACTGCAG GAGAAGGATGTTGAAGATGTGAAAAGGTCTCTGATAGATGGGTATGAGAATAGCTTCTGGACATGTAGTGTTTCCAAGCTCGGTTATTCAGGAACTGCAATGATTTCAAGG ATAAAGCCACTTTCAGTCAGATATGGCATTGGCATATCAGATCATGATAGTGAGGGGCGGATTATAACAGCAGAGTTTGATTCATTTTATCTGATAACTGGATATGTTCCTAATTCTGGAGATGGTTTGAGAAGACTG tcatACAGGATTAATGAATGGGATCCATCTCTCAGCAATTACATGAAA GAGCTGGAAAAGTCAAAACCTGTCATTTTAACAGGTGATCTGAATTGTGCTCATCAAGAGATAGATATTTATAACCCAGCT GGAAACAAAAGAAGTGCTGGGTTTACAGATGAAGAAAGGCAATCCTTTGGTTCAAACTTTTTATCCAGGGGATTTGTGGATACCTTTAGAAGGCAACACCCTGGTGTTGTTGGCTATACTTACTGGGGTTATCGACATGGTGGACGCAAATTTAATAGAG GCTGGCGGCTTGACTACTTCCTTGTCTCAGAATCCATGGCTGACAAGGTTCATGACTCGTACATTCTGCCGGATATAACTGGCAGCGATCATTGTCCTATAGGCCTTGTACTTAAGCTGTAG
- the LOC117635173 gene encoding DNA-(apurinic or apyrimidinic site) lyase, chloroplastic isoform X3, with product MNQIQPLQLGFAVAPRNLRTGALASLTRLRATQGVPRRPVSAKTTKPMFEENKKDKTFKESMGTNPSPHKPIVKDDGAESDVVEIESFKNDPARIEAMTVQQLRTTLRNAGVSAKGRKFELVAALKCFLEKKKDGEGSLVIEEQVASTCVENASEKTEAEISSDGDQVQNVPVSEVGELQRYKRRLNHSSVKSETVIGCSKVATKKEKLSIESEDLSVHKLSRTRKKTSSETINFDVKTDDKVAEPWTVLAHKKPQKDWIPYNPRIMKLPPLAKDTKFLKLMSWNVNGLRALLKLEGFSALQLAQREDFDVLCLQETKLQEKDVEDVKRSLIDGYENSFWTCSVSKLGYSGTAMISRIKPLSVRYGIGISDHDSEGRIITAEFDSFYLITGYVPNSGDGLRRLSYRINEWDPSLSNYMKELEKSKPVILTGDLNCAHQEIDIYNPAGNKRSAGFTDEERQSFGSNFLSRGFVDTFRRQHPGVVGYTYWGYRHGGRKFNRGWRLDYFLVSESMADKVHDSYILPDITGSDHCPIGLVLKL from the exons ATGAATCAAATTCAACCTCTGCAATTAGG CTTTGCAGTAGCTCCAAGGAATTTGAGAACTGGAGCATTGGCTTCTCTTACTAGATTACGAGCAACTCAAGGAGTGCCTAGAAGACCTGTTTCCGCTAAAACAACAAAGCCCATGTttgaggaaaataaaaaggataaGACATTCAAAGAATCAATGGGTACAAACCCAAGCCCTCATAAACCTATTGTCAAG GATGATGGTGCTGAAAGCGATGTGGTTGAGATTGAGAGTTTTAAGAATGACCCTGCGAGAATCGAGGCAATGACAGTTCAACAACTCAGAACAACACTGAG AAATGCTGGGGTTTCTGCCAAAGGCCGTAAATTTGAACTTGTGGCTGCCTTGAAGTGCTttttggaaaagaagaaagatg gtGAAGGTTCCCTGGTAATAGAAGAACAAGTAGCCTCCACTTGTGTTGAAAATGCATCAGAGAAAACTGAGGCTGAAATATCATCTGATGGAGACCAAGTTCAGAATGTCCCTGTTTCGGAGGTTGGTGAACTTCAACGTTACAAGAGAAGGTTAAACCATTCGTCAGTTAAGAGTGAAACTGTGATAGGCTGTAGCAAGGTTGCAACGAAAAAGGAGAAGTTGTCAATTGAATCAGAAGACCTTTCAG TTCACAAGCTCTCGAggacaagaaagaaaacatcttCAGAAACTATTAATTTTGATGTCAAAACTGATGATAAAGTAGCTGAGCCATGGACAGTTCTTGCACATAAGAAACCTCAGAAAGATTGGATTCCTTATAATCCTAGAATCATGAAACTTCCACCGCTTGCTAAGGATACTAAATTTTTGAAGCTTATGTCTTGGAATGTCAATGGTTTAAGGGCATTATTGAAGTTAGAGGGATTCTCTGCTTTGCAGCTAGCCCAAAGGGAAGATTTTGATGTACTGTGTTTGCAGGAGACCAAACTGCAG GAGAAGGATGTTGAAGATGTGAAAAGGTCTCTGATAGATGGGTATGAGAATAGCTTCTGGACATGTAGTGTTTCCAAGCTCGGTTATTCAGGAACTGCAATGATTTCAAGG ATAAAGCCACTTTCAGTCAGATATGGCATTGGCATATCAGATCATGATAGTGAGGGGCGGATTATAACAGCAGAGTTTGATTCATTTTATCTGATAACTGGATATGTTCCTAATTCTGGAGATGGTTTGAGAAGACTG tcatACAGGATTAATGAATGGGATCCATCTCTCAGCAATTACATGAAA GAGCTGGAAAAGTCAAAACCTGTCATTTTAACAGGTGATCTGAATTGTGCTCATCAAGAGATAGATATTTATAACCCAGCT GGAAACAAAAGAAGTGCTGGGTTTACAGATGAAGAAAGGCAATCCTTTGGTTCAAACTTTTTATCCAGGGGATTTGTGGATACCTTTAGAAGGCAACACCCTGGTGTTGTTGGCTATACTTACTGGGGTTATCGACATGGTGGACGCAAATTTAATAGAG GCTGGCGGCTTGACTACTTCCTTGTCTCAGAATCCATGGCTGACAAGGTTCATGACTCGTACATTCTGCCGGATATAACTGGCAGCGATCATTGTCCTATAGGCCTTGTACTTAAGCTGTAG
- the LOC117635173 gene encoding DNA-(apurinic or apyrimidinic site) lyase, chloroplastic isoform X4, which yields MFEENKKDKTFKESMGTNPSPHKPIVKDDGAESDVVEIESFKNDPARIEAMTVQQLRTTLRNAGVSAKGRKFELVAALKCFLEKKKDGEGSLVIEEQVASTCVENASEKTEAEISSDGDQVQNVPVSEVGELQRYKRRLNHSSVKSETVIGCSKVATKKEKLSIESEDLSVHKLSRTRKKTSSETINFDVKTDDKVAEPWTVLAHKKPQKDWIPYNPRIMKLPPLAKDTKFLKLMSWNVNGLRALLKLEGFSALQLAQREDFDVLCLQETKLQEKDVEDVKRSLIDGYENSFWTCSVSKLGYSGTAMISRIKPLSVRYGIGISDHDSEGRIITAEFDSFYLITGYVPNSGDGLRRLSYRINEWDPSLSNYMKELEKSKPVILTGDLNCAHQEIDIYNPAGNKRSAGFTDEERQSFGSNFLSRGFVDTFRRQHPGVVGYTYWGYRHGGRKFNRGWRLDYFLVSESMADKVHDSYILPDITGSDHCPIGLVLKL from the exons ATGTttgaggaaaataaaaaggataaGACATTCAAAGAATCAATGGGTACAAACCCAAGCCCTCATAAACCTATTGTCAAG GATGATGGTGCTGAAAGCGATGTGGTTGAGATTGAGAGTTTTAAGAATGACCCTGCGAGAATCGAGGCAATGACAGTTCAACAACTCAGAACAACACTGAG AAATGCTGGGGTTTCTGCCAAAGGCCGTAAATTTGAACTTGTGGCTGCCTTGAAGTGCTttttggaaaagaagaaagatg gtGAAGGTTCCCTGGTAATAGAAGAACAAGTAGCCTCCACTTGTGTTGAAAATGCATCAGAGAAAACTGAGGCTGAAATATCATCTGATGGAGACCAAGTTCAGAATGTCCCTGTTTCGGAGGTTGGTGAACTTCAACGTTACAAGAGAAGGTTAAACCATTCGTCAGTTAAGAGTGAAACTGTGATAGGCTGTAGCAAGGTTGCAACGAAAAAGGAGAAGTTGTCAATTGAATCAGAAGACCTTTCAG TTCACAAGCTCTCGAggacaagaaagaaaacatcttCAGAAACTATTAATTTTGATGTCAAAACTGATGATAAAGTAGCTGAGCCATGGACAGTTCTTGCACATAAGAAACCTCAGAAAGATTGGATTCCTTATAATCCTAGAATCATGAAACTTCCACCGCTTGCTAAGGATACTAAATTTTTGAAGCTTATGTCTTGGAATGTCAATGGTTTAAGGGCATTATTGAAGTTAGAGGGATTCTCTGCTTTGCAGCTAGCCCAAAGGGAAGATTTTGATGTACTGTGTTTGCAGGAGACCAAACTGCAG GAGAAGGATGTTGAAGATGTGAAAAGGTCTCTGATAGATGGGTATGAGAATAGCTTCTGGACATGTAGTGTTTCCAAGCTCGGTTATTCAGGAACTGCAATGATTTCAAGG ATAAAGCCACTTTCAGTCAGATATGGCATTGGCATATCAGATCATGATAGTGAGGGGCGGATTATAACAGCAGAGTTTGATTCATTTTATCTGATAACTGGATATGTTCCTAATTCTGGAGATGGTTTGAGAAGACTG tcatACAGGATTAATGAATGGGATCCATCTCTCAGCAATTACATGAAA GAGCTGGAAAAGTCAAAACCTGTCATTTTAACAGGTGATCTGAATTGTGCTCATCAAGAGATAGATATTTATAACCCAGCT GGAAACAAAAGAAGTGCTGGGTTTACAGATGAAGAAAGGCAATCCTTTGGTTCAAACTTTTTATCCAGGGGATTTGTGGATACCTTTAGAAGGCAACACCCTGGTGTTGTTGGCTATACTTACTGGGGTTATCGACATGGTGGACGCAAATTTAATAGAG GCTGGCGGCTTGACTACTTCCTTGTCTCAGAATCCATGGCTGACAAGGTTCATGACTCGTACATTCTGCCGGATATAACTGGCAGCGATCATTGTCCTATAGGCCTTGTACTTAAGCTGTAG
- the LOC117635292 gene encoding uncharacterized protein LOC117635292 encodes MVRKDSFPLARIDQLVDATAGHELLSFMDAYSGYNQIFMHPSDSEHTAFITDKRLYCYNVMPFGLKNAGATYQRLVNRIFARYIGNIMEVYVDDMLVKSRTTEEHLHNLSIMFGILKDYRMRLNPMKCAFGVSSEKFLGFMISHRGIEANPEKIKAIIDIERPKTTKDIQSLTGRVAALTRFISKATDNTAVSSVLIRIPEKAELSIFYVSKALQNAELRYPPLEQLALALMWAIELGEFNIQFISRPAKKGQAIADFISEPVTEIGLPNELDAERFDHSTLVWILHVDGLANQQGCGAGLVLTTPDGLKIEYALRFDFLTSNNEAEYEALLAGLRLAKSMNAKQIRIHSDSQLIVNQVTADFAAKDASMHAYLSTTHQLLQSFRAYEIKQIPRSENSHADALARLASAINDKIGRKVPVEILAQPSTVASETCAVRYEDTWMSPIYSYLTNGTLPEDKAQARKLRYRSVRYTVINDVLYKRGYTTPYLKCLTAEQGDYVLWEIHNGVCGDHFGFRFGIPYAIITDNGRQFDSELFRQFYTRLKINLFFASPTHPQSNGQVEAVNKIIKKLLKRQLDKAKGAWPEKLPEALWAIRTSYRTSTGETPFSLTFGSEAVVPVEIGKPSYQTKNFAPKPNEEAISLSLDLLEEHRAHANLRNEAYKQRVSRYCDSRVRHRSFRIEDWVMRKVSLATKDATEGTLGPSWEGPYEIISILRSGTYRLRDSNGKTLSHPWNVEHLKCYFK; translated from the exons ATGGTACGAAAGGACAGCTTTCCGTTGGCACGGATAGACCAGCTTGTGGACGCTACTGCCGGCCACGAACTGCTAAGCTTCATGGACGCCTATTCCGGATACAAtcagatattcatgcaccctTCCGACAGTGAACATACCGCCTTCATAACAGACAAAAGGTTGTACTGTTataatgtcatgccgttcggcCTGAAGAACGCAGGGGCAACATATCAAAGGCTCGTCAACAGAATTTTCGCAAGATACATCGgcaacatcatggaggtttacgttgacgacatgttggtaaaaagcagAACTACCGAAGAACATCTGCACAATTTATCGATCATGTTCGGCATACTGAAAGACTACCGGATGAGACTGAACCCGATGAAATGCGCCTTCGGTGTATCTTCCGAAAAATTCCTCGGATTCATGATTAGTCACAGGGGGATCGAAGCGAATcccgaaaaaataaaagcaatcaTTGACATTGAGAGGCCAAAGACGACGAAGGACATTCAAAGCCTTACCGGACGCGTAGCCGCCTTGACCCGCTTCATATCAAAGGCTACCGACAA CACTGCTGTGAGTTCGGTATTGATACGAATACCGGAGAAGGCTGAGTTATCGATCTTCTATGTCAGTAAGGCACTCCAGAACGCAGAACTTCGATATCCCCCATTAGAACAGCTTGCCCTAGCTCTCATG TGGGCGATCGAACTCGGAGAATTCAACATACAGTTCATTTCGAGGCCCGCCAAAAAGGGTCAGGCTATTGCCGATTTCATCTCCGAGCCGGTAACGGAGATCGGATTACCGAATGAGCTAGACGCCGAACGCTTTGACCACTCAACTCTCGTATGGATTCTGCACGTCGATGGTTTGGCAAACCAACAAGGATGCGGAGCAGGCTTGGTGCTGACAACACCGGACGGACTCAAGATCGAGTACGCCCTCCGATTCGACTTTTTAACCTCCAACAATGAAGCGGAATATGAAGCTCTCCTGGCCGGCCTTCGGTTAGCCAAGAGCATGAATGCAAAACAAATCAGAATTCACAGCGACTCCCAGCTCATTGTGAACCAGGTAACGGCAGACTTCGCGGCCAAAGACGCCTCCATGCACGCCTACCTTTCGACTACCCATCAGCTGCTCCAAAGCTTCCGAGCCTACGAGATCAAGCAGATCCCCAGAAGCGAAAACAGCCATGCCGATGCTTTGGCACGCCTGGCTTCGGCAATCAACGACAAAATCGGAAGAAAGGTGCCGGTAGAGATTCTTGCCCAACCAAGCACTGTAGCCTCCGAAACGTGTGCCGTTCGGTACGAGGATACATGGATGTCTCCTATCTACTCGTACCTGACCAACGGCACCCTTCCTGAAGACAAGGCCCAGGCCCGAAAGCTTAGATACCGATCGGTAAGGTACACCGTCATCAACGATGTCCTTTATAAACGTGGCTACACCACTCCATATCTCAAGTGCCTTACGGCAGAACAAGGAGATTACGTCCTTTGGGAGATCCATAATGGTGTGTGCGGCGATCATTTCGGTTTCCG GTTCGGTATCCCATATGCAATCATTACCGATAACGGCAGGCAGTTCGATTCGGAACTCTTCAGGCAATTTTACACCCGCctgaaaatcaacttgtttttcgcatCACCAACCCATCCCCAATCGAACGGTCAGGTCGAAGCAGTAAACAAAATCATCAAGAAACTACTGAAACGACAGCTGGACAAGGCCAAAGGAGCTTGGCCGGAGAAGCTTCCCGAAGCACTATGGGCCATTCGGACAtcttaccgaacgtccacTGGAGAAACCCCTTTTTCCCTGACTTTCGGTTCGGAGGCTGTGGTGCCTGTGGAAATTGGCAAACCTTCCTACCAAACGAAAAACTTCGCACCGAAGCCGAATGAAGAAGCAATTTCTCTAAGCCTCGACCTACTTGAAGAGCACCGGGCACATGCCAACCTTCGGAATGAAGCCTACAAACAACGTGTCTCTCGGTATTGCGACTCTAGGGTCAGACACCGCTCATTCCGAATCGAagactgggtcatgcgcaaggtgTCCCTAGCAACCAAGGATGCCACGGAAGGAACTCTCGGACCTTCCTGGGAAGGACCATATGAGATCATCAGTATCCTTCGATCAGGAACCTACCGACTGAGAGACTCCAATGGCAAGACCCTCAGTCATCCTTGGAACGTGGAACATCTCAAATGCTATTTCAAGTAA